The Vespula vulgaris chromosome 3, iyVesVulg1.1, whole genome shotgun sequence DNA window caaaattagaaaaaaaaccaAGTGCATCTAGtgagaaaatttgtttatttgtataaattaagGACATTGAggcatacatataaaaaggCCTGGATAAATGGATATGAGAGATGTTACGATGGCAATTGAATATGatacattttaatagaaaGTATATGGAGCACAGGAATAATTACGAAAAACATAAATGTCATGTTAGTATTCTGCTCGATGAGAAATTAACAGTATACCTTGCGcgttctctttgttcttttcttagaCTTCCTTCGTGATGAGGCTGGTGCAACTTTAACATATGTAACaatttcctcttcctctccatCATCATTATATTCTGTAATACGTACTTCTCGAACAAGAGTACCATTATTATTTGACGATCTCGTCCGTTTTTTTGACTTTCTTTTAGCTGTTTTGCCTTTAGATTTAGATTTAGAATTAGACTTTGAAGTTATTGGGGAGCGACTTATGCTATTATCACCAACTGATTCCAAACCAGATGAAGTGGATGGTTGATTTGGATCAAATATTTGTTCATGATTGTGTACTCTATTTATCTGTAATTCACGAGCACGATTGCGAATATTTGCGCGTACACGTTCAGTCTGTCGAGTTCTAGGAATTATTCTAGGTAAAGAATGAACATGTTCATTTGAAACTCCGGTACGAGTTCGACCATATGAAACACCAAGTCGTCGTGCTTCTTCCATGAGATCTGAGATTTCATCCAAATCAATTTCAACCTAGAAACACAGACgaattgattataataatattagtagtaataataatatcaatcatATTCTCTATGGAGCATggtagaatattatttaataattctttacacaagtttaatttaaaatatattgatttaaaCACTTTTGTTATACAATCACAAAAcataaaactataaaatatttctcttaccGCTTCAGCATCGTTTTGACTATTTTGAGAACATTCTGGACAAAACCATTCTTCCATGGGAACCTCAGTCATAGGAGGAGTAAGACATTCCAAATGATAACCAGAATCACAGGCATCACACAACAACATTCGATCTTCTCTGTCACATTGATGACATACTTCACAAAAAGTTGGATCTTCTTGTACATGTTCCTCGGTGCGAGGTGTTATTTCAACAGGTATATGCCTCAGAATCTAAATAAGATCGAAAGTATACATTATGTTtctataatcatatatatatatatacatatacatatatatatatcatgttatcataatattttatgctttaaaaaaataattaccttCCCTCCAAGTTGTTTTCTCACATGAATCACTGTAAATGTTTGGCGATCTACTGGGCAAGTATTAATGTTTTTACTCCATTCTATCAAACAATCAAGACAGAAACAATGTTCACAAGATGATGGTGTAGCTAATTCTTGCTTTCTAAATGGCAGTAAACATATAggacatttttctatttgttcatCACTATTATCTGAATCAACTTCAGGTACTGCTGTTGATGTTGTATcagctttctcttttttggtttttgaTTTACTATGTGATTTATGACTTGTATTACAATTTCCAGTTTTATTATCCACTTCATCAGTACTTGTGAAATCAGATTGCCATCCAGAACTATcactttctaataaaaaagaaaaaaaaaacaatattatataatttagaaataatattttgttgcaTTACAAACGAACGTCTTACGTACCACAGTTAATTGATCTACTTGCATCTGAAACAATACTTTCATCATCTGTTGTATCATCCTCGCTAATTACTCTCTGAAAAAAATTACtcatatgaaaaaaatctatagaaaattattgtaaatctataattattagaaTCTTCTAAACTtacataatttcttcttcgaatcATTGGTTTTGCAACATCACTTTCTTCATCACTACTTTCTCCTTCGCTAACAACCctctgtaaaaagaaatattttttaatatctttaaacatatatatcattaaaatattgtttattgtGATATAAAGTAAGATtttgtatacgtacatgtactTGCTTTTTTCTATGAGAGCGTACAATGATAGATTCGTCGCTACTTTCGTCATCTCTAATGACAAGCCTTCTGCGCTTGATCACTTGGTATTTATGATCACTGTCACTtgacattttaattatataataaattcataccCACTGCATCTCTTTTACTAAACTGAAAAGATAATccttgatatacatatatatatatacatacatatatatgtatatatatgcatacgtatgtacatatatacatacatatatatatatataaacttaatacaattttaacaAACTTATTATACTCTTTACATTTTGCATAATGTGTTAAAgctttatagaaaataaaagttaataatttaataattaaaatttatgtaatcatatatatatatgtatatatatatatatatatatatatatatatatatacatatatatacatatatgtgataTCGAAAGAGGccaaacaaaatatttcttaacatatataataaattgtttttgtaTATTCGTACCTCTTAAATCTAAATGTAAAACATTGGTCAATATCAGTTTATCCActttatgataaatttatatacattactaTATTAAGTAATGATAGATTCATTTCTAGTAATGCATTAATGATTTGAACAATTGATAAGCACTGAAGTAAAACTGTTTTAGCAAAGAGTCATTACCACAAACTGCTTTCATAACTAATGTTTGTAAAACCACTTGCTTGAACACAATATGTGCaagaaataattctaatctaattatttgtaattcgtACTTTTACaataactttctctctttctctctttctctctctccctttctcactctctcactctctctctctctctctctctctctctattatttcATTGACAATGGGTTAAGTTCCATACACCATTAAGATATACGCTGTTTTGATATATATTCGTGAAAACGTATTCCGTATTATATCGGAATATCGAAGCTTGgactaaataatttttttattagcaatcaCATAGATTCGagtgaaaattataaattcttgCCTTAATTCTTCATCGTCTTTCAGTTTGCATAAGAGCTACAAACACAAATCATACCAACACAACACCATTAATACAAGCATAACTTTCAATCTGCTTTATAGCTTTTCACGTTTATTTATTGCGAAAATACGTTATATTGGTCGATAATTTAAAAGCTTTCCTAATACCATACTTTGTCAAAGTTAAGAAATGTTGACAGACGAGGGTACACTTCCTATCACAAACCTGCGGACATTTTGGCTCGCGACGCCGTTACGACGGACGAGTAATTCGTCTCCGAGAACGATTACaacagaatatttattattcttttgaaattttccttttgattgtatagattttatattacgGTAGACGCTGCTTTTCTCACACTTTTCTTCAAAGAAACAAGCCGATATCTAAATAGTTAGAAACATGTTCAACGTAGTATTAGTAACGGAAATGGAAAACAGTTTTTCCTTTGACTATTACACTTATTTCAAACGAAGCTTTTCtgcttttataatttatcttgTACCATGAAGTTACATCGTGTAATTTGGAAAGTTATATATTGTtcctataataaaattaaacaaattaaaatattatttctttttatattataataataggtatatcaattttaaaagTGTAAACTTACACAATATTAGCGCGTTTATCATCCGGTATATCGTAGGATAGTCAATTAATTCTCGATTTATCCGCGACGGAGTAACAGTGTGCTGATTTCCTAgagatttttatgaaatcaCTAGCACTATACAAGAACTGAAGAGAGAGGGCGCTTAAAATGACGCAATAAAAGAGCCCTCTAGGCGGAAACTATAAATACAGACAACGCACGCTagcccttcttttctcttccggTTTACCATCCGGCGCACGTGTAAATTATAGAaagagtataataaaatttattgttactGTTACTAGAAAAAGTAGCGTTACTGGGTGGAATTCGCTGAAGCCTACACTACAGTCTTTCTATCTGGAAAATCTGCCATCATGGGTCGTATGCACGCACCTGGGTAATGTTGTAATCTACATTGTTGTatacgataagaaaatattttcggaattatttttatgatatttattttcagttAAATCATAAACGtcaataaaagtattatagtgcaatcgtatcattttttaaactGTTAGCAAACTATATTTCCGTCGACCATTTGTTCAAAGTTGCTTCAAAGTtgtttagattatttttattttttttgtattttcgattctataatattatcatttttattgcaTTTATGTGTATTTCTTTGTGAATATGCTTATTTTGTGTTGAAATAACACTTAGTTGCTCGTGTACATTAACATAACctaactttttaaaaatatcacgtTGCTgtgtagaattatttttctgtttatatCTCGTTAAGTAAATGTCATGATGTTTACAACTGTAAGAGATTTCTCCatctatcaaaataaataatataattatcactTTTCAGAAAGGGTATATCCCAGTCAGCTCTTCCTTATCGTCGGAGTGTACCAACTTGGTTAAAGCTAACTCCTGAAGATTGCAAGGAACTCATTTACAAACTAGCAAAGAAAGGATGTACCCCATCCCAAATTGGTAAATTGgattagatttttaattaaattttaaattattttaattgttcagacattacataaaaattttgataacatAGTTTTTAAGTACGGGAGCAACATAGACAAGAGTAGAAGAAAGCAAACcagaattaaataatacgagGATCAACAGACTTAGTAGATCTTCTTTTTACGtttgcaaaataaaaatgttacaatGGCTTTTGAAGTGGTTTGACCATCAGTCATTCCATCATAGGTTGCCATTGACATTTACatcagaaaatataaaattaacgatataaaagtatcgatttagtaatcttatattttatattttctaggTGTTATACTTCGAGATTCTCATGGAGTTGCTCAGGTAAGGTTCCGTACAGGGAACAAGATATTACGTATTGTTAAAAGTATGGGCCTTGCTCCTGATCTTCCAGAAGATTTATACCACCTCATTAAGAGGGCTGTTGGAATCCGGAAACATTTGGAAAGAAATCGTAAGGACAAAGACAGCAAGTTTCGATTAATTCTCGTTGAATCGAGAATACATCGTCTTGCTAGATATTACAAGACAAAGGGATCACTTCCGCCTAACTGGAAGTACGAAAGTTCTACGGCCAGTGCTTTGGTGGCCTAACACCTTTTACTGTAcagatatgtataatatattaataaacaacTTTCGTGtcaatttatgtatatttttttttatattcttttaattatttttctttcattcaaaataaataaaaattacataactTTGTAACACAAAACaaacgtataaatttttaaagtaaACGTTCCTTTCGCACGTTCATCGAGAAATTGCATAAGCGTAAGATTCAACGAAATCTTGCATCGAGATGAGATAAACTCAATGGAACAGCGTTGTTACAAAAGTGGGGGAGAGGAGCAGGAGGGTTTCTCGAAGGAGTCAAGAGAATCGTTGCTTTCTGTTCAAGCAACAAGATTCGACGGCGGTATCCTGAATCCTGAAACTATTAGTCATGAGTGTCATACAGTTGCATTACACAActgtgcgtatgtatgtacgttgcGCAATTAATCCGAAGCGTGTGTTTTACACGTCGCTAAACCGAACCCGATGACTTTTAGTCTTTGCCTCGACGATAAACTTAAGGAAAAGACAGACGATATGTAGAGCAAACAAGAGTAGAGTAAAAGAGTTTTCACGAAAGCAACACACTTTTCTACGATTTACACGACA harbors:
- the LOC127062135 gene encoding 40S ribosomal protein S13 is translated as MGRMHAPGKGISQSALPYRRSVPTWLKLTPEDCKELIYKLAKKGCTPSQIGVILRDSHGVAQVRFRTGNKILRIVKSMGLAPDLPEDLYHLIKRAVGIRKHLERNRKDKDSKFRLILVESRIHRLARYYKTKGSLPPNWKYESSTASALVA